gcTTCATTGAAGTATAATTCACATGTAAGTCATCATTTAAACTGACTGATTCAacaatttttagtatattcacaaatagGTGAAACCATCACcctagtcaattttagaacatttccgtCTCCTCACAAAGAAACCCCACATCCTTTAGCTATCACCCCTCCATCTCACTGTTCCATGGCCCCTAGCCCTAGGCAACCatgaatctactttctatctatagatttgcctattttggacattttgtatatatggaatcatataataagtggtcttttgtgactgactcCTTTCACTCCTcttgttttcaagtttcatccatgttgcagcgtgaatagtacttcattcctttttattgccaaatgatatatcattttgtttatccatttatctactgatagacatttgggttatttctactttttggttattgtgagtagtgctgctatgaacatttgtgttcaAGGTATATAGTtaacagtggaattgctgggtcatatggtaattctatgtccagctctttgaggaactgccaaattgtcttctATAGTGGCtggaccattttacattcctaccagcaattgatcagggttccagtttcttcatatcttcaccaattattattttctgtcttctttttaaatataatcatcCTAGTGGAtttgaagtgatatctcattgtggttttgcccATTACTCTTTACTTCTTCAATATGAGCTTCCCTTTCTTGTGTTATAAAACTGGAACATCATTTTCTCCTACTACATCCTAGCATTGcttgaaaaataaatctttgaaTTTATTCACAATAATGTGTACACTTCACAATACCACTCTGGATCCCACagatatcttttaaatattatggttatcttttaaaaaacagaaactccaggccgggcgtggtggctcacgcttgtaatcccagcactttgggaggccaaggcgggcggatcacgaggtcaggagatgaccacgatgaaaccccgtctctactaaaaatacaaaaaaattagccggtcgtggtggcgggcgcctgtagtcccagctactcgggaggctgaggcaggagaatggcgtgaacccgggaggcggagcttgcagtgagccgagattgcgccactgcactccagcctgggcgacagagcgagactccgtctcaaaaacaaaaaaacaaaaaaacagaaactctaGATTATTACAATTCCCCACGATCTCTTCTACCCCAGGATTTAGTTATTTATGTAATAACTAAATAAGGGAAATGCTGAAATAGATAATCTCTTAATTATCTTCTCTTTACTGgattatatgattttctttcACTATCCAAAAccagttttgtttgtgttttttttttttttttttttgaggtgaagtcttgttctgtggcccaggctggaggtcagtggtgctatcttggcttactgcaaactcccaccctgggttcaagagattcttcggCCTTAGCctctggggattacaggtgcgtgccaccacgcccagataatttttgtattttttagtagagactgtttcaccatgttggccaggctggtctcgaactcaaaTGAActgcacgccttggcctcccaaaccagTTTTGATATGCGATTTTTCTCTTAATCTAATGGTGACCAATGAGAGGATTTATGAACTGAATAGCCACCATGCAATTGAAAGGTTTAGTGCTTCATTGAGAGCCAAATATAGGCAATTAGAATGCAacagggggccaggcacagtggctcactgtaatcccagcactttgggaggcctaggcaggtggatcacttgagcccaggtgtttgagaccagcctgggcaacatggcgaaaccctgtctccacaaaatagagagagagaaaaaaaattagccgtgcatagtagcatgtgcttgtagtcccaacaacctgggaggctgaggtgggaggatcacttgagcccgaggaggtcaaggctgtagtgagtgaGCCGtggactgcagcctgggtgacagagtgaaaccgtgtcaaaaaaaaaaaataaataaataaaaagcaacaataacaagtaaaaacaaacatCAGAGGTAAAATCTTACTAAAAATCTTTACCTTCCTCTCCCTGACTTGAGGTGgttgtcttcctttaaaaaacaaaaaaaaaactgttttgccAAGTACCAAAACTATGTGTTTGCATCTGAAGCAATAAAACAAGGAGACAGGGTAGGGATGCAGGTTGTTACAGACGTTGAAATCTATTTCCTGACAAAGGAGTAGCTACAAGTTGGGACACCTGGGGAAGCCTGGGGTAAATGCATATGCAAATAAGTGCTGGGAAAGTGCTCCTGGGATTCACCTCCCTTAAATACTTTCAGAAGTCATTATAGGTTATGAAACTTAGTGTTCTAATCATTACATTTATGGGAAAGAGTGGAAAGCAGTTCAGGTAACACAGCTGTAGTTGAACAGGCTAGGGGAGTAGTggctggagaaagaagagaaatatagtTGATCCAGGTTTTGGAAAGTTGAGATCTTGGGATGTGCTACTCCAGGAGAGTTAGGAAAAATACCCTTTTCCTCGACTATGGTACAGTACAGTAAGTATCGACTCTGAAAATGTTCGTAAGTACTGGCTTCCTTGGATCTAGAGGGAGTCACATTAAAGTGGCTAGATTTGTATCAGAGCTGTCTTATTCTTTTTGGCATGGTCAAGTCATTTCTAATCAGAGTAGGGAGAATACTGGTAGATCAGACGTCACTCAAACTCATGAGAATTATCTGTTTAACAACCACAAAGCAAGTAGCCCAACAAGCAAGGTCCCCAGGAGCCTACTTTATCCTTAAGGAATCTGCTTAGTCAATTCACGTATTCACAGGGCTGCAGAGGTATGAGTGGTGGTTACCTTCGTTCCAGAGCAGAACATGCCTTGTAGTTACTGCCATATTCTAGCCAAGTTATTCCATTTACTGTTCCTTTGTTCCTAAATTAACAAGGAGAAAAGACTGTGTGTACAACACATGACTACAATATAGAGGTTATTTAGAGAAAGCTTAAAATGTACTTGTGTTTTCTGTACTAGGCCTAGGGCACCCCACTTACCAAGCCTTGGCCTTAGATTCTCTCTAGACGGTGCTGAATTGCCACCTAGTTACCCATCCTGACGCCAGGAACGTGATTCTTCAACAAACATTGACCGAAGCTTACATGGGGCCGGATCACAGCTCTGAGAAGCACTGGGGCTAGGAGGGGCACAAAGTCTAGATACGGCAGCACCTGCTCATAATGAAAGGCCCACAGTTTAGTGGAACACACCTGCTATTACCCacttttctgtcattttgtttGGGAGAGCCCTGGTGGGAGAGGAGTATGatatttaattgagcagttatatGTGAAAGAGCGTCTTCACGAGACTTAACTCCTTTCATCCTCAAATAACCCTACAAGGCGGGTACTATTCTATCCCTatgttacagataaagaaactgaggcagagaagttGCTTGCTTCATCAAGGTCACACAACCACTCCTTGGAGGCAAATTGAACACAGGCTGTCCGGCTCCTGAGAGCCAGTGGAAAGGAGGGAGTCGGTGGGAGACGGGCAGGGGGAAAAGGTGGAAGCAGACCCGAAGGGCAGGCTTGATCTTCATAAGAGAAAACAGTACTAACACCATCCACTGATTGACTCGCATATTTCCATTACTTAAAGCTCCTGGCGTCACTGTCAGGAATGGAAAGTTAAAAAACTCCCAGCTCTGTAAGGTTCTGCCTGGATCCTGAAAAAAACCTTCCCACATGCCCCGAGGAACTCGAGGGCTCGCTTCTTTCTCACACCCCTGGCCCGGGGAACCGGAGGTCCCGCTCCCGCGGACGAACTACAACCCCCACAACGCACCGCGCGCGAAGCTGGGCTCCCGCTGAGGGAAGGGTAAGGTGTCCCGAAGGtgccttcagaaaaaaaattacgtACGCTTTTCGTTGCTTTCCCACGATCACACAGATCTCAGCTCCAGGAGGAGGCACCGTCTTTTTAGTAACAGTGCATGCTGTGAGGCGTGTAGAGTCGCTTCTGTCTTCAGGCACAGCAGAGGGCGGCCGCAATAGTACGCTCGCGCGACGGCGGGGGTGGTGGTCCCTGGACCACGCGGTGGGCGGAGCCAGCTGCGgcggcctcccctcccctccggaCGCAGGCCGGAAGTACGTGCGGGAAGACTTCCGGCCACTGCGTTGTAGTCGGCCCGGCTGCAAAGCGTTTTTCTGCGGGCTGTTTTCCCAGGTTCCCTCGGCCTGTACCTCGCACACTCCTCTTGCTCCAGGTCCTTCGGTCTCCGCTTGTCTCACCGTAGGCTGTGACGACATGAGCAACAAAGAAGGTGGCGTCCTTAACAACACGGGGCGTTATTTATCCAGAGGGGGTGGTTCTCCAGTCTTTCTATGCAATTTTCCCCTTTTCACCCTTGAAGGATGCCTTGGTCCCTTGCAGACTCGGGGGCGGCAGCTCTGGTTCTCTCCCCGGCCACGTCGGCCGTGTTTACACCTCCCTTTTTCTTAAATCTTTGAGGTGTGATTTTATCCTAGTTCAGTAATTGCTGTAATGACAGATCATAGCACCAGTTGGTGGAAACTTGGATGATTTGCTTGGAAAGGCCTGGGCAGCGTCTCTGTCAGTCTGCGGAGAAAGCCTCTAAGGCGAGGGCCCTGTGGGTATCTGGTTTTAAAGCAAGGAGGAGGTTTGCCTATATTCTGTTTTGCAAACTTTTCGTGATGGAAGATCCCTctctaactttttttcttctctatataAGGATCAGGAGGGTTCAGGAAAAGGAAGCATGACAATTTCCCACATAAccaaagaagagaagggaaggatgtTAATTCATCTTCACCCGTGATGTTGGCCTTTAAATGTAAGTTCTCTGCAATGTAAGTTGATGAAGGGGAGAGAACAAAATTATTTAGCCATGGTTATGCGCAAGAAAACAGTCCCTAAGAATTTAGATGTGAAACTTTAGCTAGAGGTTTTGTGATGTCGCTAGATCTACCCTAAAAGTCTGGATTACAAAGGCCTTCACTTTTATGTCCCATTAAGAGAAATATTAGTAATCAGGTAAACATGACTTAAACACAAGAAACAGTAAACATTAGCTAATTAATATTAGACATGTCACATACTCAGTAATTGTGTACTTGATAATATTTACTCATCTGTTAtatgctaaaatatattttcatttagtgTGTATTTGTTTCCTCTACTAGACTTGAAGACAGGGACGGTATCTTTAACTGTAACACTGCACAGAATGGGAGCTTGTATCTATTAGTGAATCtcgtatatctatatacacatattttcacAGTCCCCTTTTCTCAGCATATTAACTTGGACAAGTTATTCTTCATTTCAAAACAAGCACAAAATAAAATCCTCTTCCTTTTGTCCCTGTCTATCGACTATCCTGTATCTTACATTTCTGTGATTAAGGAATCTGGGAAGGGCTTAACTGGTTGATTCCTATTTGCAATCACCTGAAACCTTGATTGGGGCTGAAGGATCCACAGCTGTTGATAGTTTAGGCCTTTTGCCTGCAACCAGCTCTCTGTTCCTGTCCACATGAACTTCTTGTGCTGCTTGGATGCCCTTTGGTGTGGCATCTGgcctccagagagagagagagagtgcaagaGAGCAAGGAGGAAACCACAATCTCTTTATGTCCTAATCTCAGACATCAGACACTGTCATTTTTGTCATATTGTGTTTGTTAGAAGGGAGGCAGTTTTAAAAACTGTCTCACATTGAAGGGGAGGGAAATTATGTCCCACCCTTTGGAGGGAGGAGTCTCAGGTATttgtggatatattttaaaaccaccacagtATCTACTGTAATTGTCAGAAGTTTAAGACAGCTGGCCGTAATTGAATAAAGAGCGTACTGATACAGAAGGTGGAGttgcggctgggtgtggtggctcacgcccataatcccagcactttggtaggccgaggcgggtggatgacgaggtcatgagtttgagaccagcctggccaacatggtgaaaccctgactctaataaagtacacggtgaaaccccgtctctactaaaaatagaaaaaattggccgggcgtctgtagtccctgctccttgggaggctaaggcaggagaatggcgtgaacccaggaggcggagcttgcagtgagccgagatcgcgccactgcactccagcctgggcaacagagcaaggctccgtctcaacaacaaaaaaaaaaaaaaaaaaaaaaaaaaaagtacgaaaaattagctgggcgtagtggcaggtgcctgtaatcccagctactccggaggctgaggcaggagaatcgcttgaacccggaacgcggaggttgcagtgagctgagatcgcgccgttgcactccagccccggcgacagaatgagactccatctcaaaaaaaagaaaaggtgaagtTGCTTCTAAGGTGGTGTCCTCATTACCTGTCTGCTGAACTACAGTtttttgggtgtttttgtttttgttttttgagacagagtctctgtcgcacAGTCTGAGATAATAAttaggcacgatcttggctcactgcaaaacctctgcctcctgggctcaagccattttcctacctcagcctcctgagtagctgggactacaggcgtgtgtcaccatgcctaatttttttaagtttttttgtggagacaaggtttcgccatgttgctggaggctggtcttgaactccgagctcaagcagtccgcccctcttcggcctctcaaagtgctgggattacagatgtgagccactgcgcctggcctgaactaCAATTTTCTTTAACACCTAGCTCAAGTAGCTTCTTTCCTGTGAATGCGTTCTGATTTTTCTCTCAAGTTGACTTGGTGACcaacatgaaatatttattatctgctaTGTTCTCGCATGTATTAGTAGTGAACAAGAAATGTGCTTTCTGCTTTCCTAAGttttttacatgtatttgttatagcatgattacattttatttgtttacatcTCTGTCCCTCATACAGGACTGAGCTCCTTGAGGATAGGAACTGTACCTTATCTAACTTTGTGTTCATAGTATCTGACTTACAGTGGTCATTAATATGGccataataaataatgaatacatATTGATTATCTTAACCCTGGCCTAATTATTATCTCAGTAATAAAAGACTAGATGTATTTAGGTCCTTGTCAGCTACTAATTTAGTTAATAATTTAAGTTCTCGTTTTTTCAGTTCGTGCAGTATACATGATTGGGTGTTTCCTATAGGCCAGGCAGCTTGTGGGGCTGTGGAATGAAAAGACTTCGGAAATAAAGGCATTATTAAGAGAGTTAAGTGGTTTAAGGGTATTTCAATGTATAGAGCTTGATAAATTCAGAAAgtttatacttgaaatttgctaagtaagtagatcttaaatgtttttaccacaattagctgagcatgacggcatgcgcctgtagtatgcttatagtcctagctactccggaggggctggggcaggaggactgcttgaactcagaagtttgaggctgcagtgagctgtgattgggccactgcactccagcctgggcaacagagaccctgactcaaaaaggaaaaaaaaaaagctaactgaggtgatggatacgttaattagcttgatagtggtaatcatttcacagcGTATATCAAAGTGTCACCTTAtataccatacacacacacacaggtttttgttttttgttttttttttgggagacagcgCCTCAccctggcccaggctgaagtgcagtggcgtgatcttcgtTCACTGCAAGCGtagcctcttgggctcaagtgatcctcccacctcaacctccaagtagctgggactacaggcatgtgccaccacacgtggctagtttttagatttttttgtagaggcagggtctcactgtgttgcccctgctggtctcgaactcctgggctcaggtgatctgtcccccttagcctcccaaagtgctgggattacgggcgtaatcaaccatgcctggccttataatttttaattgtcaGTTATACCCCAGTAAAGGTGGAAAAGCAGGAAGACAacagggaaaaaaattttaataaacttgaaaaaaaaaaggtccaagtttctttttttggagatgtttatattattaatatatgtggttaaagtaatttttaaaactttatgtaaCTTTTTGTTATGTAAAAGTAATTTTTGTTACGTGTCATTTTGTGATAATCTCTTGTTTACTAAGTTCATTTTTTACAACTTGTACAGTATTCCCATTGTAAGACTAAGTGATAAAACCCAGTTAAGGCGTAcctatatttaaagaagaaaatattttagttagTGGAGCCTTTTTGATTTCCATgtaatttagaaataaacaagatgattttattctcttcatttttataaacTGAATAATAGTTGCTTTCTTACATATAGAGACAGTACTTTTAGGTACAGACTGTTTTTGCTTTCTAGCCATTTGTAttccaagaaaattaaaatcatttcccttttttttcctttcataagaTTTAGCAAGTGTTTTGAAAAAGTTTAACATAAAAGCTTACGGGTCTGTCAGAGGAGATTTTAAAAGGGATTACAtgggaagtcttttttttttttttttgagatggactctcactctgtcacccaggctggcgtgcagtggtgcagtctcagctcactgcaacctccgcctcccaggttcaagtgattctcctgcctcagcctcccaggtagctgggactacaggcctgtgccaccatgcccggctaatttttgtatttttagtagacaagagGTTTCGCTatatattggctaggctggttttgaactcttgacctcaagtgatccacccacctcagcctcccagagtgctgggattctaggcgtgagccatcgtgccctgcCCAGAAAGTCTTTAATGAGAAGCACTAGCTTCCAGAGAAAATTTCATGAGATAGTATAGTCTGTTCAACTCAAACCCAGGATCTTTAATGTCCGAGCAACCACTTTGCTATCAAAGTTTGAGTTAATTGCATTAAAAGGAGTTATCAGATCAATATTCTACTGTTGTTGAATCATCTGAGTAAAGAAATactgtctctttttaaatttattttgaagtaatctcaaatttatttaaaaaattggaagaCTTATGCAGttggaaaaatagtacagagaattTCTGTATAGCCTTGACTTAGATTGaccaatttttaacattttgccacttttgctttattattctgtctatatatgtaaatttatatatcTAACCATGTATTCTGAACCATTTAAGAACAAGTTGCATTCATCATACCCCTTTACTTGTTAATActtcagaatatattttctaGGAAGAAGACTATTCTGTTGTATAACTATAGTATTGTTAACTAATTTCAGGAGATTTAACACTGGCACAATACTTTAATCTACAGTGCATATTTTGACAATTGTCTCAAAAGGGTTCCTTCcagctttttttctctctagttCAGTAATCTAGAACAGGATCACATATTAcattgtaatgtctctttttagttttctgtGATCTGgaacagtttctcagtctttgtcTTTCTTGACAATGATGTTGATTGAAGAATATAGGTCTTATTTAAGAGAATATTCCTCAACTTAGATTTGATTAATATTTTCTCATGGttagattcaggttatgcatCCCTGGCTGGAATACTACATAAATGATGATTtgttgatttgttctttttggggGTATTGCAAGGGACCAAGTAATGTAAGGCTTCATAAAGAGTTTAGAGTTTGTTAAATGTAATGCAGAGTCATTAGAGAGTCTTAAAGACTAAAGTATATTTTAGAAATGTCACTCTGGCAGCTATAgaaaggcaaggtgggcagacGCAGACCAGACAAGAGACTATTTTGTAGTTCCGGTACAGTAAGGTATTTGTAAGGTAACTTAGAGATAATAAAGTCATAAGGTAACTTAGATTTGGATGACAGTAATGAAGCTGATAAGACAGATTCAACAGTGCTTTATAAAGTTAACTTATATTACTATtatgagtaatttttattttattccagctGCATTAACATACATTTGAAAAAGTAATAGCTAAGCAGCAAAATAATAAGACGTTATTCCATGTTAGGGGCAGTGCTTATTGGGCACATGGATTTGCAGTTCCTTTTCAACAATTTCTTAGTTCCCAGGAGATTGCATACCCTTAGTACGTTTATCTCAAACTACAACAGATGCTCTTATCCAGTATGTTATACCGCTTATGACTTCAACAAGCAGTTCAATCAGGAAATGTTTTGTGAACACCTGCTGCTAGACATGGATCTATGCTCTGATACAGTGGTGAAACAAGTACATTTACAAA
The DNA window shown above is from Symphalangus syndactylus isolate Jambi chromosome 19, NHGRI_mSymSyn1-v2.1_pri, whole genome shotgun sequence and carries:
- the LOC129458562 gene encoding uncharacterized protein isoform X2 encodes the protein MSSQPTVRQAETEGPGARGVCEVQAEGTWENSPQKNALQPGRLQRSGRKSSRTYFRPASGGEGRPPQLAPPTAWSRDHHPRRRASVLLRPPSAVPEDRSDSTRLTACTVTKKTVPPPGAEICVIVGKQRKANKGTVNGITWLEYGSNYKACSALERRKTTTSSQGEEGNAI
- the LOC129458562 gene encoding uncharacterized protein isoform X1, coding for MSSQPTVRQAETEGPGARGVCEVQAEGTWENSPQKNALQPGRLQRSGRKSSRTYFRPASGGEGRPPQLAPPTAWSRDHHPRRRASVLLRPPSAVPEDRSDSTRLTACTVTKKTVPPPGAEICVIVGKQRKANKGTVNGITWLEYGSNYKACSALERRKCYLKTEQEGGYLQARKRVLTKTQPCWYPDLQLPVLSC
- the LOC129458562 gene encoding uncharacterized protein isoform X3, coding for MSSQPTVRQAETEGPGARGVCEVQAEGTWENSPQKNALQPGRLQRSGRKSSRTYFRPASGGEGRPPQLAPPTAWSRDHHPRRRASVLLRPPSAVPEDRSDSTRLTACTVTKKTVPPPGAEICVIVGKQRKANKGTVNGITWLEYGSNYKACSALERRQPT